The following proteins come from a genomic window of Corynebacterium hansenii:
- the ykgO gene encoding type B 50S ribosomal protein L36, with translation MKVRKSLRSLKNKPGAQVVRRRGKVYVINKKEPRFKARQG, from the coding sequence ATGAAGGTCCGCAAGTCCCTTCGGTCGCTGAAGAACAAGCCGGGCGCCCAGGTCGTGCGCCGCCGTGGCAAGGTTTACGTGATCAACAAGAAGGAGCCGCGCTTCAAGGCCCGCCAGGGTTAA
- the nrdH gene encoding glutaredoxin-like protein NrdH yields MVTVYSKPACVQCRATTRALDKAGISYDVVDITLDDEARDYVMALGHLQAPVVDTGSETWSGFRPDRIQALRAA; encoded by the coding sequence ATGGTCACCGTCTACAGCAAGCCCGCCTGCGTGCAGTGCCGCGCCACCACCCGAGCCCTCGACAAGGCCGGCATCTCCTACGACGTCGTGGACATCACCCTCGATGACGAGGCCCGCGACTACGTCATGGCGCTCGGCCACCTGCAGGCCCCGGTCGTCGACACGGGTTCCGAGACCTGGTCGGGCTTCCGTCCCGACCGCATCCAGGCCCTCCGGGCCGCGTAA
- a CDS encoding sugar porter family MFS transporter produces MNAPTRPSTEARGSGRAIAVAVIAALGGLLFGYDTGVISGALLFIQRSFELTPAQESTVTAMLLVGAAIGAFTGGRVADAIGRRSTVLIGAVGFIAGSLWCAAAGSALELGAARTLLGVCIGGVSIVVPMYISEMSPPHIRGRLVSLNSLMIVIGQLVAFLTNSALAGSGSWRWMLGLGAVPAVILLVGMLLLPDTPAYLLRRDRRDDALKVLRGMHGPGAELSDVEIAEGSMSEDQRAAERAALKVPWIRRAVIIAMLIGVTQQVTGANAIMYFAPTMMNKVGLSAENSVYTSILIGTVSVIACAVGMGIIDRVGRRRMLIIGLTGCAISLGVLAPVYGLASNSTAGAMASLALMTVFIAFQQAAVSVATWLLISEVVPAEVRGAGMGLAGLALWAANWFVAQAFLPMVDVVGGSWSFLFFAVTGAMALAFTWKMVPETTGRSLSEVSEDLRAAGA; encoded by the coding sequence GTGAACGCACCAACCCGACCCTCCACCGAGGCCCGCGGCTCCGGCCGGGCCATCGCCGTCGCCGTCATCGCCGCCCTGGGCGGCCTCCTCTTCGGCTACGACACCGGCGTCATCTCCGGGGCCCTGCTGTTCATCCAGCGGTCCTTCGAGCTGACGCCGGCACAGGAATCCACCGTCACCGCGATGCTGCTGGTCGGCGCGGCCATCGGCGCCTTCACCGGCGGCCGGGTGGCCGACGCGATCGGCCGCCGGTCGACGGTGCTCATCGGCGCGGTCGGATTCATCGCCGGCAGCCTGTGGTGCGCGGCGGCCGGGTCGGCGCTGGAGCTCGGGGCCGCGCGGACGCTGCTGGGCGTGTGCATCGGCGGCGTGTCCATCGTCGTGCCCATGTACATCTCCGAGATGTCGCCCCCGCACATCCGCGGCCGCCTGGTCAGCCTCAACTCGCTGATGATCGTCATCGGCCAGCTCGTCGCGTTCCTCACCAACTCCGCGTTGGCGGGGTCGGGGTCGTGGCGCTGGATGCTGGGGCTGGGTGCCGTGCCCGCGGTGATTCTGCTCGTCGGCATGCTCTTGCTGCCCGACACCCCGGCTTACCTGCTGCGCCGCGATCGCCGCGACGATGCGCTCAAGGTCCTGCGCGGCATGCACGGGCCGGGGGCGGAGCTTTCCGACGTCGAGATCGCCGAGGGTTCCATGAGCGAGGACCAGCGGGCGGCCGAACGTGCGGCGCTGAAGGTGCCGTGGATCCGGCGCGCGGTGATCATCGCGATGCTCATCGGCGTGACCCAGCAGGTCACGGGCGCCAACGCCATCATGTATTTCGCGCCGACGATGATGAACAAGGTCGGGTTGTCGGCGGAAAACTCCGTGTACACGTCCATTTTGATCGGCACCGTGTCGGTCATCGCCTGCGCCGTCGGCATGGGCATCATCGACCGCGTCGGCCGCCGACGGATGCTGATCATCGGCCTGACCGGCTGCGCCATTTCGCTGGGCGTGCTGGCCCCGGTCTACGGCCTGGCGTCGAACTCGACGGCCGGGGCCATGGCGTCGCTGGCGTTGATGACCGTATTCATCGCCTTCCAGCAGGCCGCAGTCTCCGTGGCCACGTGGCTGCTCATCTCCGAGGTCGTGCCCGCCGAGGTCCGGGGTGCGGGCATGGGCCTGGCCGGCCTGGCGCTGTGGGCGGCCAACTGGTTCGTGGCGCAGGCCTTCCTGCCGATGGTCGACGTCGTCGGCGGCTCGTGGTCCTTCCTCTTCTTCGCCGTCACCGGTGCGATGGCGCTGGCCTTCACGTGGAAGATGGTCCCGGAAACCACGGGGCGATCGCTGTCGGAGGTCAGCGAAGACCTGCGCGCCGCGGGGGCCTGA
- a CDS encoding DUF3995 domain-containing protein, producing MTRSNWFWLAALAGGAHAAISLYWALGGTGLLWTMGESFADGFASRMWLLYPVALVKFAVAIGPLWLQSRAWRPWPRLTRLASWLAAVTLIGWGGLTTVIGNLVLASVIEPVGGYDRGAMIGHAWLWDPLFAVWGVALLVGLARTRRR from the coding sequence ATGACGAGGTCCAACTGGTTCTGGCTTGCGGCGCTGGCCGGCGGGGCGCACGCGGCGATCTCCCTGTACTGGGCGCTCGGCGGGACCGGTCTGCTGTGGACCATGGGCGAGTCGTTCGCCGACGGGTTCGCCTCGAGAATGTGGCTGCTGTACCCGGTGGCGCTGGTCAAGTTCGCCGTCGCGATCGGGCCGTTGTGGTTGCAGTCCCGGGCGTGGCGGCCGTGGCCACGGCTGACGCGACTGGCGTCGTGGCTGGCGGCGGTGACGTTGATCGGGTGGGGCGGGCTGACGACGGTGATCGGCAACCTCGTGCTTGCCTCGGTCATCGAGCCGGTCGGCGGGTACGACCGGGGCGCGATGATCGGCCATGCGTGGCTGTGGGATCCGCTGTTCGCCGTGTGGGGCGTGGCCCTGCTCGTCGGGCTGGCGCGCACCCGTCGGCGCTGA
- the nadE gene encoding ammonia-dependent NAD(+) synthetase, which yields MNYPKDGLRERIIAELHVSPEIDPAAEVDERVTFLADYLAATGARGFVLGISGGQDSTLAGKLAQMAVERVRTDAGGTNPDHLADPVFVAVRLPHGVQADEDDAQTALRFIHPDESVTVDIEPATTAMNAAVSGAMGIRGLGDFNKGNVKARQRMIAQYAIAGERGLLVVGTDHAAEAVTGFYTKHGDGGVDLVPLEGLTKGQGARMLEHLGAPESTWTKVPTADLEEDRPALPDEVALGVTYAAIDAYLEGRDVSDADAARIEHLWRISRHKRTTPPGPSQDWWRA from the coding sequence ATGAACTACCCGAAGGATGGCCTCCGCGAGCGCATCATCGCCGAACTGCACGTGTCCCCCGAGATCGACCCCGCAGCCGAGGTCGACGAGCGCGTGACCTTCCTGGCCGACTACCTCGCGGCGACCGGCGCCCGCGGTTTCGTGCTCGGCATCTCCGGCGGGCAGGACTCGACGCTGGCGGGCAAGCTCGCGCAGATGGCCGTGGAGCGGGTGCGCACCGACGCCGGCGGCACCAACCCGGACCACCTGGCCGATCCGGTGTTCGTCGCGGTGCGCCTGCCCCACGGCGTGCAGGCCGACGAAGACGACGCCCAGACCGCCCTGCGCTTCATCCACCCCGACGAGTCCGTCACCGTGGACATCGAGCCGGCGACCACCGCGATGAACGCCGCAGTGTCCGGGGCCATGGGCATCCGCGGGCTCGGCGACTTCAACAAGGGCAACGTGAAGGCCCGCCAGCGCATGATCGCCCAATACGCCATCGCCGGCGAGCGCGGCCTGCTGGTCGTGGGCACCGACCACGCGGCCGAGGCGGTGACCGGCTTCTACACCAAGCACGGCGACGGCGGCGTGGATCTGGTCCCCCTCGAGGGCCTGACCAAGGGCCAGGGCGCGCGGATGCTCGAGCATCTCGGCGCACCGGAGTCGACGTGGACGAAGGTGCCGACGGCCGACCTGGAGGAAGACCGCCCCGCGCTTCCCGACGAGGTCGCCCTGGGCGTCACCTACGCGGCCATCGACGCCTACCTGGAAGGGCGCGACGTGTCCGACGCCGATGCCGCGCGCATCGAGCACCTGTGGCGGATCAGCCGGCACAAGAGGACCACGCCCCCGGGGCCCTCGCAGGATTGGTGGCGCGCCTAG